ACAGCCCCGAGGCCACGGCCGCCGTGCTGGACGAGCAGGGCTGGTATCGCAGCGGCGACCTGGCACGCGTGGACGAGGACGGCTATCTCTACATCGTGGACAGACTCAAGGACATGATCGTCACCGGCGGCGAGAACGTCTACTCCAAGGAAGTGGAAGACGTGCTCTGCACCCACCACGATGTGCAGGACGTGGCCGTCATCGGCCGCCCTCATCCCGAATGGGGCGAAACCGTGGTGGCAGTGCTGACCCTGAAGCCCGGCAAGACGCCGGACCATGACGATCTGCGCCAGTTCATGGAGACCAGGCTGGCTCGCTACAAGATTCCGCGCATCTTCGAAGTCCGTGACACACTGCCACGCACCGCGACCGGCAAGCTGCTCAAGCACATGCTGCGCGCCAGCGCGAGCAGCCATTGAGTGCGAAGGCACTGTCGCAAAACCGCTTCGTACAGGTTCGGCGCCGCATGTCCTGGGCATGCGGCGCTTTGCGTTCGGGCCGACACTCCCGGTGCCGCGCCTGGGTAACACGGATGACATGGGCGGGTCTTTGCAATCCGCTATAAGCAGTGATATGCAACTGAACCACGACCTGCTGACGGAGCGCCCGGCGCGCCAAGTCTCCCTCTCGGGAGCCTCCAATTTCCGTGATCTGGGCGGATATCAGGGCCTGGACGGCCGCCGCCTGCAATGGGGCAAGCTGTACCGCTCCGCCCATCTGGCGCATCTGACACAGCAAGACCTGGAGCAGTTGCAAACGCTGGGCATACACCGCAGCGCGGACTTTCGCGGCGAAGGCGAAAGCGCGCATCTGTCGTATGACTGGCCCAGGATCGAGCGCCATGCACTGGTCGTCGAGCCCACGGTAGTGCAGCGCGCCCAGTCCATGATGGAGCAGGGCCGCCACCTCAGCAGCCGCGATACCGAAGAGCTGATGCATGACACCTACCGCAGCTTTGTGAACGTGTACGGCGATCGTTTTGCACAGTTCCTTGCGCTGCTGCAACTCAGCGATGCGCCGCTGGTCTTTCACTGCACGGCCGGCAAGGACCGCACGGGTTGGGCCGCTGCCCTGCTGCTGACGGCCCTGGGTGTGGACGAGGAGCAGATCATGGAGGACTATCTGCTGACCAATCAATACTTCAGACGCCCCGCCCAGATGTACGGCCAGTTGTCCGAAGAGGCTCTGGATGCGCTGTGGCGCGTGCAGCCGTCCTACCTGATGGCCTCGGTCGATGTGGTGCGCGCCCAGCATGGCAGCGTGGACCGCTATCTGACCCAGGTGCTGGGTGTGGATGGTGCTGCGCGCGAGCGACTGGCCGGGCTGTATCTGGAGACCTGATCAAATTTGATAGCTGTCAATGCTTGTCCTGAATTGGTTTCATAACAATCTCAGGCATAACAAGCTGTTACGACAGGGGATCTTCGGCCCGCTACCATGGGCCACAAGCCGCAATGGATGCGGACAAGGAAATGCAGATGCGCAAATGGCTCACCCTGGCCGCAGCAGCCGCCACGCTGGCGCTGACGGCCTGCTCCGGCACCATGCCGGCCTCCTCCAGCTCCAGCGGCTCCGGCAGCGTGGAAATCTTTGGCACGGTGGACGCAGGCGTCAGCCGCACCTGG
This window of the Comamonas testosteroni genome carries:
- a CDS encoding tyrosine-protein phosphatase, translating into MQLNHDLLTERPARQVSLSGASNFRDLGGYQGLDGRRLQWGKLYRSAHLAHLTQQDLEQLQTLGIHRSADFRGEGESAHLSYDWPRIERHALVVEPTVVQRAQSMMEQGRHLSSRDTEELMHDTYRSFVNVYGDRFAQFLALLQLSDAPLVFHCTAGKDRTGWAAALLLTALGVDEEQIMEDYLLTNQYFRRPAQMYGQLSEEALDALWRVQPSYLMASVDVVRAQHGSVDRYLTQVLGVDGAARERLAGLYLET